A DNA window from Arachis hypogaea cultivar Tifrunner chromosome 18, arahy.Tifrunner.gnm2.J5K5, whole genome shotgun sequence contains the following coding sequences:
- the LOC112771204 gene encoding pentatricopeptide repeat-containing protein At3g23020 has product MLLKFHPLCLNDVNALAPTSTSTSTSILPENNNFVRILHSPNSTKHVIEHQHTPPKSLNLEQDLGILKKRVNRSVVLQHNKVHIRCLTKWVCYGGRIPSILQALSTVQDLDEALMPWQEALTCKEISIILKEQVSWERALQIFEWLEKKGCYELNVIHYNIIFRVLGEAQKWCLVESLWDEMNARGVEPVNSTYGTLIDVYGKGGQRKDKALVWLKKMRSQGMEPDEITMGIVVQLHKRNGEYQKAHEFFSKWYSTGEPLRLRRSNNTSKVGHNVLSYTNVCLSSRTYNTLIDMYGKAGQLWAAFEIFAKMIKQGVSLTTVTLNTMIHLYGNHGCLEKVSLLLQRMVELRCLPDARTYNILISVYIKHNNINLAVRYFAMMKETCLEPDLVSYRTLLHAYSTRKMVLEAEEHMQEMDEKGLEIDEFAQSAVTRMYVELRMLKKSWLWFRRFHLAGSITSDCYSAIIDAYGQQGYTLEAERVFNCCKERKKLGVLVFNVMIKAYGVGKCYDKACQLFDSMETYGFIADKCSYSSLIHILATADRPHIAKAYLKRMQDAGLVTDCIPYAAVITSFGKLGQLEQAKGLYKEMIAYNVQPDVIIYGVLINAFADAGSVKEAVSYLDEMQWAGFPRNPTIDNSLMKLYTKVGYLKEAQETYKLLQSSEQGPSIFSSNCMLDLYTERLMVEQAIEIFESLKQKGVANEFSYAMMLRMYKKIGRLDEAVQIAKRMRNLGLLTDLLSYNNIIGLYSLVRRPQEATKTFKEMEKSGIQPDDFTFRALGQCLLNYGVSKQDIGRLEVMVKKDAPNALQEWMLMLSSVLGIDGYTY; this is encoded by the coding sequence ATGCTTTTGAAGTTTCACCCTTTGTGTTTGAACGATGTAAATGCACTTGCCCCAACTTCAACGTCAACTTCCACCTCAATTCTGCCTGAAAACAACAACTTTGTCCGCATTCTCCATAGCCCCAATTCCACAAAACATGTCATAGAACACCAACACACTCCACCAAAGAGCCTGAATTTGGAACAGGATTTGGGGATTCTAAAGAAAAGGGTTAATAGGTCTGTTGTTTTGCAGCATAACAAGGTGCACATCAGGTGTTTGACGAAATGGGTATGTTATGGTGGACGCATTCCTTCTATTCTTCAGGCTCTGAGTACTGTTCAGGACTTGGATGAGGCTCTCATGCCATGGCAAGAGGCCTTGACCTGCAAGGAAATTAGTATTATTTTGAAGGAACAGGTTTCTTGGGAGAGGGCTCTTCAGATTTTTGAGTGGCTTGAGAAAAAGGGTTGTTATGAGTTGAATGTGATTCATTATAACATTATCTTCAGGGTCCTAGGCGAGGCGCAAAAGTGGTGCCTTGTGGAGAGTTTGTGGGATGAGATGAATGCAAGAGGGGTTGAACCTGTGAATTCCACATATGGAACTTTGATTGATGTTTATGGTAAAGGTGGACAGAGAAAAGACAAAGCACTTGTTTGGCTTAAGAAGATGCGAAGTCAAGGAATGGAACCTGATGAGATCACAATGGGGATTGTTGTTCAGTTGCACAAGAGGAATGGAGAGTACCAGAAAGCTCATGAATTTTTTAGTAAATGGTACTCAACAGGTGAACCTCTGAGACTAAGGAGGAGTAATAATACTTCAAAAGTAGGCCACAATGTGTTATCATATACCAATGTTTGTTTAAGCTCAAGGACATATAATACTTTGATTGACATGTATGGTAAAGCTGGCCAACTTTGGGCAGCGTTTGAAATCTTTGCTAAGATGATCAAACAAGGTGTATCTCTGACCACAGTGACACTTAATACAATGATTCATTTATATGGAAATCATGGATGCCTTGAGAAAGTTAGTTTGCTGTTGCAGAGGATGGTGGAGCTTCGGTGCCTACCTGATGCAAGGACATATAACATACTTATTTCTGTTTATATTAAGCATAATAATATCAATTTGGCAGTGAGGTATTTTGCAATGATGAAAGAGACCTGTCTTGAACCGGACCTTGTTAGTTATCGTACCCTCTTGCATGCATACTCCACAAGGAAAATGGTCCTTGAAGCCGAAGAGCACATGCAGGAGATGGATGAGAAGGGTCTTGAGATTGATGAATTCGCCCAATCTGCTGTGACTAGGATGTATGTAGAGTTGCGTATGCTTAAGAAATCATGGTTGTGGTTCAGGAGGTTTCATCTAGCTGGGAGTATTACGTCGGACTGTTATTCCGCCATTATTGATGCATATGGCCAGCAAGGGTATACTTTAGAAGCAGAGAGAGTCTTTAACTGTTGCAAAGAAAGGAAGAAGCTTGGCGTCCTTGTGTTTAATGTGATGATTAAAGCTTATGGGGTTGGAAAATGCTATGATAAAGCATGTCAGTTGTTTGACAGTATGGAAACATATGGTTTTATTGCAGACAAGTGTAGCTACAGTTCTCTCATACATATCTTGGCCACTGCTGACAGGCCACACATTGCAAAAGCTTATTTGAAAAGAATGCAAGATGCAGGACTAGTGACTGATTGCATTCCATATGCCGCGGTGATAACAAGCTTTGGAAAGTTAGGCCAATTGGAACAGGCAAAAGGATTATACAAGGAGATGATTGCATATAATGTCCAGCCTGATGTAATTATCTATGGGGTGTTAATCAATGCTTTTGCTGATGCTGGAAGTGTTAAAGAAGCTGTTAGTTATCTTGATGAAATGCAATGGGCAGGTTTTCCAAGAAATCCAACTATAGATAACTCTTTGATGAAGTTGTATACCAAAGTAGGGTACTTGAAAGAAGCACAAGAAACATACAAGTTGCTTCAGTCATCAGAGCAGGGTCCTTCTATATTTTCCTCTAATTGTATGCTTGATCTTTATACTGAGCGACTAATGGTTGAACAAGCGATTGAGATATTTGAGAGCTTAAAGCAGAAAGGTGTTGCAAATGAGTTCTCATATGCAATGATGTTACGCATGTATAAGAAAATTGGGAGATTGGACGAAGCTGTTCAGATTGCGAAACGAATGAGAAACCTAGGACTCCTCACTGATTTATTAAGTTATAATAACATAATTGGCTTGTATTCTCTTGTTAGGAGGccacaggaagctaccaagactTTCAAGGAAATGGAAAAATCCGGAATTCAACCAGATGATTTTACATTCAGAGCTCTTGGACAATGTTTGCTGAATTATGGAGTTTCAAAGCAAGATATTGGAAGGCTAGAAGTAATGGTTAAGAAGGATGCACCAAATGCTTTGCAAGAATGGATGTTGATGCTCTCATCTGTGCTGGGAATAGATGGTTATACATATTAA
- the LOC112771127 gene encoding nuclear transcription factor Y subunit C-1 produces MENTTNTNNNHPHQQAQSSPYPGPPTLPPPPTTTTVVPGGAPPPSSAAPFHHLLQQQQQQLQMFWSYQRQEIEHVNDFKNHQLPLARIKKIMKADEDVRMISAEAPILFAKACELFILELTIRSWLHAEENKRRTLQKNDIAAAITRTDIFDFLVDIVPRDDIKDDAAALGGIVAAAAAATASGVPYYYPPMGQPAGPPGGMMIGRPAVDPATGVYVQPPSQAWQSVWQTAAEDGNYGSGATAAQGNLDGQS; encoded by the exons ATGGAGaacaccaccaacaccaacaacaACCACCCTCACCAGCAGGCCCAATCGAGCCCATACCCAGGCCCACCAACACTCCCACCacctcccaccaccaccaccgtcgTCCCCGGAGGCGCACCACCACCGTCCTCCGCCGCACCATTCCACCACCTCCTCCAGCAACAACAGCAACAGCTTCAGATGTTCTGGTCTTACCAGCGCCAAGAAATCGAACACGTCAACGACTTTAAGAACCACCAGCTTCCATTGGCGCGCATCAAGAAGATCATGAAGGCCGACGAAGACGTTCGCATGATCTCCGCCGAAGCCCCAATCCTCTTCGCCAAAGCCTGCGAGCTCTTCATCCTCGAGCTCACGATCCGTTCATGGCTTCACGCCGAAGAGAACAAGCGAAGGACACTTCAGAAGAACGACATCGCCGCCGCCATTACGCGAACCGACATCTTCGATTTCTTAGTTGATATTGTTCCCAGGGACGATATCAAGGACGATGCGGCGGCGCTCGGCGGAATTGTGGCTGCTGCGGCGGCGGCTACTGCCAGTGGTGTTCCGTACTATTATCCGCCCATGGGCCAGCCCGCGGGCCCGCCTGGCGGCATGATGATTGGCAGGCCCGCAGTGGACCCGGCAACGGGGGTTTACGTGCAGCCGCCGTCGCAGGCGTGGCAGAGTGTTTGGCAGACTGCTGCGGAGGATGGCAACTATGGGAGTGGCGCCACCGCCGCTCAAGGGAATCTTGATGGACAGAG CTGA
- the LOC112772799 gene encoding acetolactate synthase 1, chloroplastic yields the protein MAAATSRTPFSTVSPSSSTSSSHSTFPNRILRSTLPFSSILTNNKKHHSLKISNTISNNPKPRPPSATTTTTTTTTTPTTAPSIATRPPAGEPRKGADILVEALEREGVTTVFAYPGGASMEIHQALTRSAVIRNVLPRHEQGGAFAAEGYARSSGLPGVCIATSGPGATNLVSGLADAMMDSIPIVAVTGQVPRRMIGTDAFQETPIVEVTRSITKHNYLVLDVDEIPRIVREAFFVATTGRPGPVLIDVPKDVQQQLAVPNWDLPVRVAGYVSRMPKIPSLAELESVVRLVSEAKKPVLYVGGGCLNCSEELRRFVEITGIPVASTLMGLGVYPVGGDDSLQMLGMHGTVYANYAVDKSDLLLAFGVRFDDRVTGKLEAFASRAKIVHIDIDSAEIGKNKIPHVSICADVKVALEGINGILEEKGVNKKNLGLEDWREELSVQKQKFPLSYKTFGDLISPQHAIQVLDELTNGDAIISTGVGQHQMWAAQFYKYKRPRQWLTSGGLGAMGFGLPAAIGAAVANPGTVVVDIDGDGSFIMNVQELATIKVENLPVKILLLNNQHLGMVVQWEDRFYKSNRAHTYLGNPTNEAEIFPNMLKFADGCGIPAARVTKKEDLRAAIKKMLDTPGPYLLDVIVPHQEHVLPMIPSNGSFNDVITEGDGRTKY from the coding sequence ATGGCGGCAGCCACTTCCAGAACCCCATTCTCCACCGTATCTCCatcttcttccacttcctcttctCACTCCACCTTCCCAAACCGTATTCTCAGATCCACGCTCCCATTTTCCTCCATTCTCACCAATAATAAGAAGCACCATTCCCTCAAAATATCAAACACCATCTCAAACAACCCTAAACCACGACCACCATccgctaccaccaccaccaccaccaccaccaccacaccaaccaccgcACCCTCCATCGCCACTCGTCCTCCCGCCGGCGAGCCTCGCAAGGGCGCAGATATCCTCGTGGAGGCTCTGGAGCGTGAAGGCGTAACCACCGTCTTCGCCTACCCCGGCGGCGCGTCGATGGAGATCCACCAAGCTCTGACGCGCTCCGCCGTCATCCGTAACGTCCTCCCCCGCCACGAACAAGGCGGCGCCTTCGCCGCCGAGGGTTACGCCCGCTCCTCCGGCCTCCCCGGCGTCTGCATCGCCACCTCCGGTCCCGGCGCCACCAACCTCGTCTCCGGCCTCGCCGACGCGATGATGGACTCAATCCCTATCGTTGCCGTGACCGGCCAGGTTCCCCGCCGCATGATCGGAACCGACGCATTTCAAGAAACCCCAATCGTTGAGGTAACTCGATCTATCACGAAGCATAATTaccttgttcttgatgttgatGAAATCCCTAGGATTGTTAGAGAGGCATTTTTTGTAGCTACTACTGGTAGACCTGGACCTGTTTTGATTGATGTTCCTAAAGATGTTCAGCAACAATTGGCGGTTCCCAATTGGGATTTGCCTGTTAGGGTTGCTGGTTATGTTTCTAGGAtgccaaagattcccagtttggCGGAATTAGAGAGCGTTGTGAGGCTAGTTTCGGAGGCGAAGAAACCGGTTTTGTATGTTGGTGGTGGGTGTTTGAATTGTAGTGAGGAATTGAGAAGGTTTGTGGAGATTACGGGTATTCCGGTAGCGAGTACTTTGATGGGACTTGGTGTTTACCCTGTTGGTGGTGATGATTCTCTTCAGATGTTGGGGATGCATGGAACTGTTTATGCTAATTATGCTGTTGATAAGAGTGATTTGTTGCTTGCATTCGGGGTTAGGTTTGATGATCGTGTAACTGGGAAGCTTGAGGCTTTCGCGAGTAGGGCGAAGATTGTGCACATTGATATTGATTCTGCTGAGATTGGGAAGAACAAGATCCCACACGTGTCGATTTGCGCAGATGTGAAAGTGGCATTGGAAGGGATCAATGGGATCTTGGAGGAAAAGGGGGTCAATAAAAAGAATCTTGGTCTTGAGGATTGGAGGGAAGAGCTGAGTGTGCAGAAGCAGAAGTTCCCATTGAGTTATAAGACTTTTGGTGATCTGATTTCGCCGCAGCATGCAATTCAGGTTCTTGATGAGCTCACAAATGGGGATGCAATCATTAGTACCGGTGTAGGTCAGCATCAGATGTGGGCAGCACAGTTTTACAAGTACAAGAGGCCGAGGCAGTGGTTGACATCAGGGGGTCTTGGCGCTATGGGTTTCGGCTTGCCTGCTGCAATTGGCGCAGCTGTGGCTAACCCTGGAACTGTCGTTGTTGACATCGATGGGGATGGTAGCTTCATCATGAATGTACAAGAGTTGGCAACCATAAAGGTGGAGAATCTACCGGTTAAGATTCTGTTGTTGAATAATCAGCACTTGGGTATGGTTGTTCAGTGGGAAGACAGGTTCTACAAGTCCAATAGAGCTCACACATACCTCGGCAACCCTACGAATGAGGCTGAGATCTTTCCAAACATGTTGAAGTTCGCCGACGGTTGTGGAATACCAGCAGCACGTGTGACGAAGAAGGAAGATCTTAGAGCCGCAATCAAGAAGATGCTGGACACGCCCGGCCCTTACCTTCTTGATGTGATTGTGCCTCATCAAGAGCATGTCTTGCCAATGATCCCAAGTAATGGATCCTTCAATGATGTGATTACTGAGGGTGATGGAAGAACGAAATACTGA